The nucleotide window TCCGTGTACGTCACGGCGTCACGAATCACATTTCCTAGAAATAGCCTCAGAACACCCCGTGTTTCTTCGTACATTAAACCGGATATCCGCTTGACACCGCCTCGTCTGGCCAATCTTCGTATAGCTGGTTTGGTGATGCCTTGAATGTTGTCTCTTAAGACCTTTCGGTAACGCTTTGCGCCTCCTTTCCCAAGTCCTTTGCTACCCTTACCTCTTCCTGCCATGGTGTTGCTTGTCTGTAGTACGAATGTGAAATGGCCGGTCTCagtcgttatcatgtacacctgatagcgatagttactcatagtagggagtatatccaccaacccgcattggagcagtgtggtggattaagctttgatacTTCTtctacattgggaaagaggccaatgcccagcagtgggatattacaggctgaagcgc belongs to Melitaea cinxia chromosome 17, ilMelCinx1.1, whole genome shotgun sequence and includes:
- the LOC123661730 gene encoding histone H4-like, which translates into the protein MAGRGKGSKGLGKGGAKRYRKVLRDNIQGITKPAIRRLARRGGVKRISGLMYEETRGVLRLFLGNVIRDAVTYTEHAKRKTVTAIDVV